GGAGAAAAGGGGAGGGGGTCCGGGGCTATTTAACAGACATGGACGCGGAGGTTGGGAGCGGCCGTAGCGTGTGAACATACATACGTGCGCGAATGGGGTTCGAGTTCatgcgcgagtacgtcggcgacagTTGCGCGAGGCAGGGGCGGAGCTGACGTGCGGGGTTCGCCtggtggaaagagagagaaggagagcgagagagagcgtgcgGGGGCTGggttggctggctggctggctgggccgcaaCTGGTTGACTACCTGGGCCTtgcccccttttcctttttcttttattcttttcgtTTATGCTCTCTCTTATTTTAATTTCAATTTTCTTCAAAAGAACAACTTCTCCTAAAATCCTTTGGGAATATTTTTAATTGTTTGCACATTTTTCTAGAGGATTTTGACAAACTATTTTTGGCAATTACTAATGGGCCTATTTGCAAagtattttctttttattcctgtttttctgttttctttcttttatCCAGGGTTTTACCCATAGTTTAAATGCCCAATATAAACTATTTTCAAACCCTGGTTCACACAAATAAAATGGGGAAAATATTAATCTAAGGAAATTCATTTCCTGCCCTTATGCAATTTctgattttatttttcttttgtgaaACTTTCATGGCCTCCAATTAAACTTGAAAGTGAAAGTGAATCAAAAGTTGGTCATGTTAGGAAAAAATTGCAAGATAAATCATGAGTGCATATGCTTCTAGATTCAGAACCAAGATTTAGGGAAAAAAATTGGGTTGTGACTAATGTTCACCCTTCACACGAGCTGATTCGATTGCTAACATCCCACCTCAacgcgcggggaatcatctagtGAAACACATGCTTGTAACGTTCGCACTGAGGTTATTTTTCTCTAGTTTTATGTGTTTAGGCTGGGTGGTACACGGTGTGCGGGCTTcattctctcttttctcttctctTACCTTCTCACGTCAAAATAGGATTCTGATGATGGCAGGAAACACATTATAGCctactactccctttgtaaagaaatataagagcatttagatcactaagtaGGGAGTACTTAATAGGGCTTCTTATGGTTGCTCTAACATTTTGGTTTAGTTAGCTCAGCTCCTCGACAGCAAATTTATTACACAGCGTTTCCTCTTGGACCAGTGTACCATAATTCTTTACAAGTAGGATCACAATTAataaacaaacacacacacacacacgtactagTATATAGGGAATACAATACAAGATGAACATCGATAGATACGTTGTGCTGAAGCAAAAACAAGTTCAAACAACTCGAGTAACCCCGCACATTGGGGGCATTTTTTATTTGAGTAATGCTGCGTCGTGGATGTCCACTGCACCCAACCGTAGATGAGGCAAGCTTGCGCACACGGATCACTTCTGACCCGTGAAGAGCTCCAGGCAGTGGTCCTGGTCCAGGTTCCTGCTCCAGAACTTCTTGTAGTACTCGTCGTAGGTGTAGCTGCGGTACACGGGCTCGTCCCCGTCGCCGACGAGCTTGTCCGCCGGGCCGATCACCGCGCTGTTGCACGGGCACAGGAAAGATGCCACCGACAGGCGCTCCCGCGCCGCATTGACCACCGCGCGGTGCCAGACGCTCTTGTACGCGCCGTTGCTCACTGCCTATAGATGCATAGTTTGCATCAGCTCGTCACAACTCACTACTGCATAAATTACTAGGAGTAGTTGCCAATGGCTCGTGGGAATTTTACCTGTAACTGGTCGCCTAGGTTGACGACGAGGGCGTTGGGCCGGGGGTCGACGGCGATCCactgggcgccgtccttgagcaccTGCAGGCCGGAGACGTGGGGGTCCATGAGGAGAATGGTGAGGGCGTTGGGGTCCGTGTGCTTGGGCAGGCCGTAGGTGAGGTCCGGCTCGGGGCACCGCGGGTAGTAGTTGACGGCCATGTGCTGCTCCTGCTCGCCCAGCACATTCTCGATGTAGTCCTCCTCGAGGCCCAGGCCCAGGGAGATCGCGCCCAGGAGTCGGAGGCCGAGCAGCCGGACTTCGCGGCAGTAGGTGCTGATGATCTCCCTGCATGACGAGAGAAAAGAGGTCATGCATGAGGTCAGTCTGTGGAAGTCGCCGGTTTGACCGATGACCCCAGATTCGAAGCAAGCGAAGTTGGGCATGCACTCCACTGTGGTCGGTATCAAGTACTATTTCTTCCATATTCTTTCCGCTCGCCGCGGCAAACTTGGGATAGAAGTCTATTGAGATCAGCATGTCTCTATGTTTATCTGTCTTCACTTGGTCAATGATGATGATGGGTGAACGAACATTCATATATCCCCctgacccc
The window above is part of the Triticum aestivum cultivar Chinese Spring chromosome 2A, IWGSC CS RefSeq v2.1, whole genome shotgun sequence genome. Proteins encoded here:
- the LOC123189986 gene encoding flavanone 3-dioxygenase 2, encoding MANQLLSTVAHRDTLPEGYTRPENDRPQLADVVTDSNIPLIDLASPDKHRVIAEIDQACRTYGFFQIINHGISEELLEKVMAVGLEFFRLPPEEKAKLYSDEPSKKIRLSTSFNVRKETVHNWRDYLRLHCHPLEVFVPDWPSNPETFKEIISTYCREVRLLGLRLLGAISLGLGLEEDYIENVLGEQEQHMAVNYYPRCPEPDLTYGLPKHTDPNALTILLMDPHVSGLQVLKDGAQWIAVDPRPNALVVNLGDQLQAVSNGAYKSVWHRAVVNAARERLSVASFLCPCNSAVIGPADKLVGDGDEPVYRSYTYDEYYKKFWSRNLDQDHCLELFTGQK